One segment of Cyprinus carpio isolate SPL01 chromosome B20, ASM1834038v1, whole genome shotgun sequence DNA contains the following:
- the LOC109112835 gene encoding uncharacterized protein LOC109112835 isoform X1: MNRDALVRKQLAFRVVCALICSEKQKKIKKNKRIWKKECPGRREQPGLSVLQRELEMTDENGFGELLRMTAEEFEFLLQMVGPLITKQHTKMRRAISPRDLDLSVTLRFLATGKTFSSLSAQYRIGASTISQIVMETCGALYQLMKKDFLKTPSTETEWRAIAQDFESKWQFPHCLGALGGKQIYIQPPVKSGCLDHNNKG; this comes from the exons ATGAACCGTGACGCGCTGGTGAGGAAGCAGCTTGCTTTTCGAGTTGTCTGTGCGTTGATTTGCAGcgaaaaacagaaaaagataaagaaaaataaacgaATATGGAAGAAAGAATGCCCGGGACGTCGCGAGCAGCCTGGGTTGTCTGTTCTGCAGAGAGAGTTGGAg ATGACTGATGAGAATGGGTTCGGGGAGCTGCTGCGGATGACAGCAGAGGAGTTTGAGTTTCTGCTGCAGATGGTGGGGCCCCTCATTACCAAGCAGCACACAAAAATGAGACGGGCGATATCCCCAAGAGATCTTGACCTATCTGTGACCTTGCGGTTTTTGGCAACAG GCAAAACATTCAGTTCCCTCAGTGCACAGTACAGGATTGGGGCCAGCACTATTTCACAGATAGTTATGGAGACCTGTGGCGCTCTGTACCAGCTTATGAAAAAAGACTTTTTGAAG ACACCATCAACAGAGACAGAATGGCGGGCAATAGCCCAGGACTTTGAATCGAAATGGCAATTTCCACATTGCCTAGGTGCGCTTGGTGGAAAACAGATTTATATACAGCCTCCAGTAAAAAGTGGCTGCCTTGACCACAATAACAAGGGCTGA
- the LOC109112835 gene encoding uncharacterized protein LOC109112835 isoform X2: MTDENGFGELLRMTAEEFEFLLQMVGPLITKQHTKMRRAISPRDLDLSVTLRFLATGKTFSSLSAQYRIGASTISQIVMETCGALYQLMKKDFLKTPSTETEWRAIAQDFESKWQFPHCLGALGGKQIYIQPPVKSGCLDHNNKG, encoded by the exons ATGACTGATGAGAATGGGTTCGGGGAGCTGCTGCGGATGACAGCAGAGGAGTTTGAGTTTCTGCTGCAGATGGTGGGGCCCCTCATTACCAAGCAGCACACAAAAATGAGACGGGCGATATCCCCAAGAGATCTTGACCTATCTGTGACCTTGCGGTTTTTGGCAACAG GCAAAACATTCAGTTCCCTCAGTGCACAGTACAGGATTGGGGCCAGCACTATTTCACAGATAGTTATGGAGACCTGTGGCGCTCTGTACCAGCTTATGAAAAAAGACTTTTTGAAG ACACCATCAACAGAGACAGAATGGCGGGCAATAGCCCAGGACTTTGAATCGAAATGGCAATTTCCACATTGCCTAGGTGCGCTTGGTGGAAAACAGATTTATATACAGCCTCCAGTAAAAAGTGGCTGCCTTGACCACAATAACAAGGGCTGA